The Sediminispirochaeta smaragdinae DSM 11293 genome has a segment encoding these proteins:
- a CDS encoding cache domain-containing sensor histidine kinase, with protein sequence MKSRTILLRLTLSYFLTILLIILLISAVITAIFSSQIKENAVNQMDVRISRISGDIEEQLLQIIRGCDEVKNNPYIIKLLTGVAMEEKNADALLKDYAAGISGTGLVGRMVLINRNMEILDGVYRRIVYSKAILQSEDFSRFLTGHYVYYFSPPETFPETMPHGDGDQPHLILYQRLLDDNYFLMGYLVSVLRKGILFQTIFQQNRDRLFTSLGIVDNHGTVIYRTGKLLDDPQVAERVGRISGESPVSLKIGSERYLTFVRPVQLVHWSVVGFVPYQRLNHNLRLALFYILILGLAFIAFAFLISYSVASAITRPLSALTSAMHAYDSEQVLKPIDIKAEGEIAYLVSVYNRLVNSVNESIRNIYHEQEEKKEAELRSIQYELDFLQAQINPHFIHNTLNAIGSQAEEAGNMEIYESLKSFNALLRAVLGGMEDLIPLEEECHLVERYSTILHLRYGNSFRLETDLSEECGTALVPRLILQPIVENALFHGIGVTAEREGVILLSSRREGDHLLLSVSDDGKGMNREELERCKNSSADKGHFNRIGIGNIRERLAILYGENGRLDIQSREHEGTRVVIVIPWECEDE encoded by the coding sequence ATGAAATCCCGTACCATTCTTCTTCGTCTGACCCTGAGTTACTTTCTCACGATTTTGTTGATCATTCTGCTGATTTCAGCCGTAATTACCGCCATCTTTTCCTCTCAGATAAAAGAAAATGCCGTGAATCAGATGGATGTCCGCATTTCCCGAATATCCGGAGATATCGAGGAACAACTGCTGCAAATCATCCGGGGCTGCGATGAAGTCAAGAATAATCCTTATATCATCAAACTTCTTACCGGAGTCGCTATGGAAGAAAAAAACGCGGATGCCCTTCTTAAGGATTATGCCGCGGGTATCTCCGGGACCGGGTTGGTCGGCCGGATGGTCCTTATCAATAGAAACATGGAAATTCTGGATGGTGTATACCGAAGGATCGTGTATAGCAAAGCCATTCTTCAAAGTGAGGATTTCTCACGATTCCTTACCGGCCATTATGTCTACTATTTTTCACCGCCCGAAACCTTTCCCGAAACCATGCCTCATGGCGACGGGGATCAGCCTCATCTGATCCTGTATCAGAGACTTCTTGACGATAACTATTTTTTGATGGGATATCTTGTTTCAGTTCTTCGCAAAGGGATTCTTTTCCAGACAATCTTCCAGCAAAACCGAGACCGTCTATTTACCTCCCTCGGTATCGTTGACAACCATGGTACCGTCATATATCGTACCGGCAAGCTGCTCGATGATCCTCAGGTGGCGGAAAGGGTGGGGCGGATTTCCGGAGAGAGCCCTGTTTCCCTCAAAATCGGTTCGGAACGCTATTTGACCTTTGTTCGCCCTGTCCAGCTGGTGCATTGGTCCGTCGTCGGTTTCGTTCCCTATCAGCGCCTCAATCATAATCTCAGGCTGGCCCTTTTTTATATCTTGATTTTAGGCCTTGCGTTCATTGCCTTTGCCTTTCTTATCAGCTATTCCGTTGCCAGTGCCATCACCCGTCCTCTATCGGCCCTTACCTCCGCCATGCACGCCTACGACAGCGAACAGGTGCTGAAACCCATAGATATCAAAGCCGAAGGTGAAATTGCCTATTTGGTTTCTGTCTACAACCGGCTGGTTAACAGCGTCAATGAATCTATACGAAACATCTATCACGAGCAGGAAGAAAAGAAAGAAGCCGAATTGCGTTCTATCCAGTATGAACTGGATTTCCTCCAGGCCCAGATCAACCCCCATTTTATTCACAACACCCTCAATGCCATAGGAAGCCAGGCTGAGGAGGCGGGGAACATGGAAATTTATGAAAGTCTTAAGTCTTTCAATGCCCTGCTGCGCGCTGTCCTTGGTGGCATGGAGGATCTTATCCCCCTTGAAGAGGAGTGCCATCTGGTGGAGCGCTATAGCACTATTTTGCATCTGCGTTACGGAAACAGCTTCAGGCTGGAAACCGATCTTTCCGAAGAGTGCGGAACGGCATTGGTTCCGAGGCTTATCTTGCAGCCTATCGTTGAAAATGCCCTCTTTCACGGGATCGGAGTGACCGCAGAGAGGGAAGGTGTCATTCTCCTCAGTTCCAGGAGGGAAGGGGACCATTTGCTTCTCTCGGTTTCCGACGATGGAAAGGGAATGAATCGGGAGGAATTGGAGCGATGCAAGAACAGCTCCGCCGACAAGGGACATTTCAACAGGATCGGTATAGGAAACATACGGGAACGGCTTGCCATTTTGTACGGCGAAAACGGAAGATTGGATATTCAAAGCCGGGAACATGAGGGTACAAGGGTCGTGATCGTAATCCCTTGGGAGTGTGAGGATGAATAA
- a CDS encoding substrate-binding domain-containing protein — protein sequence MFTEGRLSKKFLVWLVIFAAVALLLFYLFFEIAQDPKEKSDCHLAFLVKRTDMLWYRREVDGFISACRDLGADPLILDNQMDHNRTLSNLSAAVNREVDGIALGTPDCRLGRLLVDQAFSADIPLISVDEKLTDMSGRQLAPHIGPDNLSLGTQGGYWMKRQLEARGWLGDYRRNVGFLLLGSQRDAGIEQRLRAACLLTDPLFLPSGYYKRWSEEFDKSDLTGAILKMHAMLALYPEITNWVVFVGNNAGALGVYAALCQLDLAEDSLVCGLYPTSAPTAIPRENMVLAYGDGFAMGAKAAGILYRHVTAGTPIPPNTEIPMNIGRALEEEHE from the coding sequence ATGTTCACAGAAGGACGACTGTCAAAAAAGTTTCTCGTGTGGCTGGTTATTTTTGCAGCTGTTGCCCTCCTTCTCTTTTATCTTTTCTTCGAGATCGCTCAGGATCCGAAGGAAAAATCTGACTGCCATCTTGCCTTCCTTGTGAAACGGACGGACATGCTCTGGTATCGTCGGGAAGTGGACGGATTCATTTCCGCCTGCAGGGACCTTGGTGCGGACCCGCTTATCCTCGACAATCAAATGGACCACAACAGAACTCTGTCGAATTTGAGTGCCGCTGTCAACAGAGAGGTGGATGGAATTGCCTTGGGCACTCCGGACTGCCGGCTCGGCCGCCTTTTGGTGGACCAGGCCTTTTCGGCAGATATCCCCCTGATCTCCGTCGACGAAAAGCTGACGGATATGAGTGGACGGCAGTTGGCGCCTCATATTGGTCCCGACAATCTTTCCCTGGGAACCCAGGGCGGATACTGGATGAAACGGCAGCTGGAAGCCCGGGGATGGCTGGGGGATTATCGCAGGAATGTTGGTTTTCTGCTTTTAGGCTCACAACGAGATGCCGGAATCGAACAGCGACTTCGGGCTGCCTGCCTCTTGACCGATCCCCTTTTTTTACCTTCAGGCTATTACAAGCGATGGTCGGAAGAGTTCGATAAGAGTGATCTTACCGGCGCGATATTGAAGATGCATGCCATGCTGGCCTTGTACCCCGAGATTACGAACTGGGTGGTCTTCGTCGGCAACAACGCTGGGGCATTGGGCGTATATGCCGCCCTCTGTCAGCTTGATCTTGCCGAAGACTCCCTCGTCTGCGGGCTTTATCCCACTTCCGCTCCTACAGCGATACCGCGGGAGAATATGGTACTGGCCTATGGGGACGGTTTTGCCATGGGTGCAAAGGCAGCCGGGATACTCTATCGCCATGTGACGGCGGGTACCCCCATACCCCCGAACACGGAAATTCCCATGAATATAGGAAGGGCTTTGGAGGAAGAGCACGAATGA